In bacterium, a single window of DNA contains:
- a CDS encoding aminotransferase class V-fold PLP-dependent enzyme, protein MALAQSFLDQFDEPFGYMDFASIGAMSIPARAGLQEMADTMSGSPGRLVPIVMDRVETARRRGARLVGVPPGQVTVVPSTSAGLFAVAFGLAGGSVVVPETEFPANLYPWVRAAEAGRIDLRTFPVPGGRLTADLVARAVDDGTTAVALSHVDYRTGFRCDLPAIREAAGRALLVVDAVQGLGALRFSMEGVDVMVAGGHKWLRAGGGAGLIAVSERALERLRPAMTGWLGVVDPFDTAAPLPHPPLDGADRFVMGSAGFPAVAALAESLRVLQTVSMEDVEAAVIARSTAVEEEARKAGARVLSPWRGDGERSGIVSFTLARDSSADVHARLTAEGFTLTERNGMLRVAPHASTHPDAPAAMGEVLAK, encoded by the coding sequence ATGGCGCTTGCGCAGTCTTTTCTCGATCAGTTCGACGAGCCCTTCGGTTACATGGACTTCGCCTCGATCGGCGCCATGTCGATCCCTGCCCGCGCCGGCCTCCAGGAGATGGCCGACACCATGTCGGGCAGCCCCGGACGGCTGGTGCCGATCGTGATGGACCGGGTCGAGACGGCCCGCCGCCGGGGCGCCCGCTTGGTGGGTGTCCCTCCCGGGCAGGTGACCGTGGTGCCCAGCACATCCGCGGGCCTGTTCGCGGTCGCATTCGGCCTGGCCGGCGGGTCGGTGGTGGTGCCCGAGACCGAGTTCCCGGCCAACCTCTACCCCTGGGTGCGGGCCGCCGAGGCGGGACGCATCGACCTGAGGACGTTCCCGGTTCCGGGGGGCCGGCTGACGGCTGATCTGGTGGCGCGCGCGGTTGACGACGGCACCACGGCGGTGGCGCTCAGCCATGTCGATTACCGCACCGGCTTCCGGTGCGACCTGCCCGCCATCCGGGAGGCGGCCGGACGGGCGCTCCTGGTGGTCGACGCAGTCCAGGGCCTGGGCGCGCTCCGGTTCAGCATGGAGGGCGTGGATGTGATGGTGGCGGGCGGTCACAAGTGGCTCCGGGCCGGGGGAGGGGCCGGGCTGATCGCAGTATCCGAGCGGGCCCTGGAACGGCTCCGGCCTGCCATGACCGGGTGGCTCGGCGTCGTCGATCCGTTCGATACCGCCGCCCCGCTCCCGCATCCGCCCCTCGACGGCGCCGACCGGTTCGTCATGGGAAGCGCGGGCTTCCCCGCGGTCGCAGCCCTCGCCGAGTCGCTGCGGGTCCTGCAAACCGTCTCGATGGAAGACGTGGAGGCGGCGGTCATCGCCCGATCCACGGCCGTGGAAGAGGAAGCTCGCAAGGCAGGCGCCCGGGTACTGAGTCCGTGGCGCGGGGACGGCGAGCGCAGCGGCATCGTCAGCTTCACCCTCGCCCGGGATTCGTCCGCGGATGTGCACGCCCGTCTCACCGCGGAGGGTTTCACCCTGACCGAACGAAACGGAATGCTGCGGGTTGCCCCGCATGCCAGCACCCACCCCGACGCTCCGGCAGCCATGGGCGAAGTACTCGCCAAATAG
- a CDS encoding NAD(P)H-binding protein, with protein sequence MPVIVVGADTPIGDAIISTVCRSAAEVRAFITRDTAADRLKERGVKVALGDVSDSSHVEAAALYCFCAVLVTEAAYDDRDRAFAEHPDDVLDGWAEAARNAGVRRVIWVGAEPRNDPYPESVGEVATVVVEGDLEDAARAVGELEEAGSI encoded by the coding sequence ATGCCAGTGATAGTCGTGGGCGCCGACACACCGATCGGCGATGCCATCATCTCGACAGTCTGCCGTTCGGCGGCCGAGGTCCGGGCCTTCATCACCCGTGACACGGCCGCCGACCGTCTCAAGGAACGGGGTGTGAAGGTCGCCCTAGGGGACGTTTCCGACAGCTCGCACGTGGAAGCGGCGGCGCTCTATTGCTTCTGCGCGGTTCTGGTGACCGAAGCGGCCTATGACGACCGCGACCGAGCCTTCGCCGAACACCCGGATGACGTCCTGGACGGATGGGCCGAGGCAGCCCGCAACGCCGGGGTACGGCGGGTGATCTGGGTGGGGGCGGAACCCCGGAACGACCCGTATCCGGAGTCCGTCGGCGAGGTGGCCACCGTGGTCGTCGAAGGCGATCTGGAGGATGCCGCCCGAGCCGTGGGCGAACTCGAGGAAGCCGGAAGTATCTAG
- the gltB gene encoding glutamate synthase large subunit produces the protein MPGLYRSQFEHEACGVNFVADLKGKRSHHLVMLAMGAAESMTHRGATGSDPETGDGAGILLQVPDRFLRAAVPFELPPIGRYATGIAFFPDRHDLTAEGIRRVEEIVADEGLEVLGWREVQTDPSVIGSDAHKTMPAMRQVFIDGRGASGMALERRAYVVRKRIEHEVRLGTGDGGPQEAIGGAPTMHEDVYFASLSGRTLIYKGMLTGLQLPDFFIDLHDDRVESAIALVHARFSTNTFPMWPLAHPYRMIAHNGEINTIQGNRNFMRSRESLLATDLIPDLEQVFPVCTPGVSDTAGFDEVLELLYMGGYSLPEAVLMMIPEPWEKHESMDPAVRDFYRYHASLMEPWDGPASIAFTDGRQIGAVLDRNGLRPSRYWVSDDDLVVMASEVGVTDVPQSRIVEKGRLRPGRMFLVDTARGRIVRDVEIKSELATARPYTAWLGEGLVRLGELPEVTADERGDLPVQERLRAFGYTHEDLKMLIAPMAGGGEEALGSMGTDTPPAVLSERSRLLFDYFKQLFAQVTNPPLDAIREELVTSMRTTIGPESNLFRPGPRSCNMIELDSPVIDNGQLASLLRMDEVPAVGGKAAVVSCHFSPDGGGDSLRRALERVCAEVDGLIESGAWAIVLSDRDVGPDRVPIPSLLATAAVHHHLIRTRNRTRIGLIVETGDAREVHHLCLLLGYGATAVNPYMAFAAIDHMIENGSHGLAGMDPAKAHANYAKAAGKGILKVMSKMGISTIASYIGAQIFEAVGIGAEVIDPYFTGTVSRIGGVGLDVIAAEAVHRHRSAFADNPGETAHRDLDGGGEYQWRREGEYHLFNPEVVYRLQHSTRAGRYDLFNEYARLVDEQAERLGTLRGLFRFKTGERTPVPIEEVEPASEIMKRFTTGAMSYGSISKEAHETLAIAMNRIGGKSNTGEGGEDPVRNIPDPNGDLRRSAVKQVASGRFGVTSEYLVNADDLQIKMAQGAKPGEGGQLPGYKVYPWIAETRMSTPGVGLISPPPHHDIYSIEDIKQLIHDLKNSNPEARIHVKLVAQMGVGTVAAGVAKAKADVVLISGHDGGTGASPLTSIKHAGGPWEIGLAETQQTLLLNGLRDRIVVQADGQLKTGRDVMIAALLGADEYGFATAPLVVSGCIMMRVCHLDTCPVGVATQNPDLRKRFNGRARFIVNFMRFVAEQVRELLAELGFRSLDEAIGHAELLDVRDAVDHWKGDGLDLSPIFHVPELAPGQARRQTTEQDHGLAQALDQTLIQLAEGALAGGPPVTLDLPVRNVNRSVGTLLGYYVTSRHGAAGLPDDSISVNFTGMGGMSFGAFLPRGVTLRLVGSANDYVGKGLSGGRIVVTPPPEAPLVAEENIIAGNVILYGATSGEMFLRGVVGERFCVRNSGAVAVVEGVGDHGCEYMTGGRAVILGRTGRNFAAGMSGGIAYVYDRDGSFPGQVNTEMVSLDPLDKDDLAFLRTTLGAHLAETGSAVAARILDRWDREVRRFVKVMPDDYKRVREAVRQAEEAGEPVLDAIMAAAHG, from the coding sequence ATGCCCGGTTTGTACCGGAGCCAATTCGAGCATGAGGCTTGCGGAGTCAACTTCGTCGCGGACCTGAAGGGGAAGCGCAGCCACCATCTCGTCATGCTGGCGATGGGGGCGGCGGAGAGCATGACGCATCGTGGTGCGACGGGGTCCGACCCCGAAACCGGAGACGGGGCCGGCATCCTGCTGCAGGTTCCCGATCGTTTCCTGAGGGCCGCCGTTCCTTTCGAGCTGCCGCCGATAGGTCGCTACGCCACGGGTATCGCCTTCTTCCCCGACCGCCATGATCTGACTGCGGAGGGAATCCGGAGGGTCGAGGAGATCGTGGCCGACGAGGGCCTCGAGGTGCTCGGCTGGCGGGAGGTGCAGACCGATCCGTCCGTGATAGGGAGCGATGCCCACAAGACGATGCCGGCCATGCGGCAGGTGTTCATCGACGGGAGGGGCGCTTCCGGGATGGCGCTGGAGCGACGAGCCTACGTGGTACGGAAGCGGATCGAGCACGAGGTGCGCCTGGGGACGGGCGACGGGGGTCCGCAAGAGGCGATCGGCGGGGCGCCCACGATGCACGAGGATGTCTACTTCGCGAGCCTGTCGGGCAGGACCCTCATCTACAAGGGCATGCTCACCGGGTTGCAGCTGCCCGACTTCTTCATCGACCTGCACGACGACCGGGTCGAGAGCGCGATCGCTCTCGTCCACGCCCGATTCTCCACCAACACCTTCCCGATGTGGCCGCTGGCCCATCCCTACCGGATGATCGCCCACAACGGCGAGATCAACACCATCCAGGGCAACCGTAACTTCATGAGATCCCGCGAGAGCCTCCTGGCCACCGACCTGATACCGGATCTCGAACAGGTATTCCCGGTCTGCACTCCCGGTGTTTCCGATACGGCCGGTTTCGACGAGGTGCTGGAACTGCTCTACATGGGCGGGTACTCGCTGCCCGAGGCGGTCCTGATGATGATCCCCGAGCCGTGGGAGAAGCACGAGAGCATGGACCCGGCGGTGCGGGACTTCTACCGCTATCACGCCTCCCTGATGGAGCCATGGGACGGTCCGGCGTCGATCGCCTTCACCGATGGGCGGCAGATCGGCGCGGTGCTCGATCGCAACGGGCTGCGTCCCTCCCGCTACTGGGTCAGCGATGACGACCTGGTGGTCATGGCCTCGGAGGTGGGCGTCACCGACGTTCCCCAGTCCCGCATCGTCGAGAAGGGCCGGCTCCGCCCCGGGAGGATGTTCCTGGTGGACACCGCCAGGGGCCGCATCGTTCGGGACGTGGAGATTAAGAGCGAGTTGGCGACGGCTCGGCCCTACACCGCCTGGCTGGGGGAGGGCCTGGTCCGGCTCGGGGAGCTTCCCGAGGTGACCGCGGATGAGCGAGGCGACCTTCCGGTGCAGGAGCGGCTCCGAGCCTTCGGCTACACCCACGAAGACCTGAAGATGCTGATCGCGCCCATGGCCGGCGGGGGCGAGGAAGCGCTCGGATCGATGGGCACCGACACGCCGCCGGCGGTGCTGTCCGAGCGCAGCCGGCTCCTCTTCGACTATTTCAAGCAGCTGTTCGCCCAGGTGACCAACCCGCCGCTGGACGCCATCCGGGAGGAGTTGGTTACCTCGATGCGGACCACCATCGGGCCGGAGTCCAACCTGTTCCGTCCGGGGCCCCGCTCCTGCAACATGATCGAGCTCGACAGTCCCGTGATCGACAACGGGCAACTCGCTTCCCTGCTCCGCATGGACGAGGTCCCCGCGGTGGGGGGTAAGGCCGCCGTGGTGAGCTGCCACTTCAGCCCCGACGGTGGGGGCGACTCCCTGCGCCGAGCCCTCGAACGGGTGTGCGCCGAGGTCGACGGGCTGATCGAGTCCGGGGCGTGGGCGATAGTGCTGTCCGACCGGGACGTGGGCCCGGACCGGGTTCCGATTCCCTCACTCCTCGCGACGGCCGCCGTTCACCACCACCTGATCCGCACCAGGAACCGCACCCGGATCGGCCTGATCGTCGAGACCGGGGACGCCCGGGAGGTCCATCACCTGTGCCTACTGCTGGGGTACGGCGCCACGGCCGTCAACCCCTACATGGCCTTCGCCGCCATCGACCACATGATCGAGAACGGCAGTCACGGGCTGGCCGGGATGGACCCCGCCAAGGCCCATGCCAACTACGCGAAAGCGGCCGGCAAGGGAATCCTGAAGGTGATGTCGAAGATGGGCATCTCGACCATCGCCTCCTACATCGGGGCACAGATCTTCGAGGCGGTGGGGATCGGCGCCGAGGTGATCGACCCCTACTTCACCGGGACCGTGAGCCGCATCGGGGGTGTCGGCCTCGACGTGATCGCGGCCGAGGCGGTCCACCGGCACCGCAGCGCGTTCGCGGACAACCCAGGCGAGACGGCCCACCGCGACCTGGACGGAGGGGGCGAGTACCAGTGGCGGCGGGAGGGGGAGTACCACCTGTTCAACCCGGAGGTGGTGTACAGGCTCCAGCACTCGACGCGGGCGGGCCGCTACGACCTGTTCAACGAGTATGCCCGTCTCGTGGACGAGCAGGCGGAACGGCTGGGCACCCTGCGGGGTCTCTTCCGGTTCAAGACAGGGGAACGCACCCCTGTGCCCATCGAAGAGGTGGAGCCGGCGTCGGAGATCATGAAGCGGTTCACCACCGGCGCCATGTCCTACGGGTCCATCTCGAAGGAGGCGCACGAGACTCTCGCCATCGCCATGAACAGGATCGGCGGCAAGTCCAACACCGGTGAGGGCGGTGAGGACCCGGTCCGCAACATCCCGGACCCCAACGGTGACCTGCGGCGCAGCGCGGTCAAGCAGGTGGCTTCCGGCCGGTTCGGCGTCACCTCCGAGTACCTGGTGAACGCCGACGATCTCCAGATCAAGATGGCCCAGGGCGCCAAGCCGGGGGAGGGAGGCCAGCTTCCCGGCTACAAGGTCTACCCCTGGATCGCCGAGACCCGGATGTCCACCCCGGGTGTGGGCCTGATATCCCCCCCGCCCCACCACGACATCTACTCGATCGAGGACATCAAGCAGCTCATCCACGACCTGAAGAACTCCAACCCGGAGGCGAGGATCCACGTCAAGCTGGTGGCCCAGATGGGTGTCGGAACCGTGGCGGCCGGGGTTGCCAAGGCGAAGGCCGACGTGGTTCTCATCTCCGGGCACGACGGTGGGACCGGGGCCTCGCCGCTGACGTCCATCAAGCATGCCGGCGGGCCTTGGGAGATCGGTCTGGCCGAGACGCAGCAGACGCTGCTGCTGAACGGTTTGAGGGATCGGATCGTGGTGCAGGCGGACGGGCAGCTGAAGACCGGCCGGGACGTGATGATCGCCGCGCTGCTGGGCGCCGACGAGTACGGGTTCGCCACCGCGCCGCTGGTGGTCTCGGGCTGCATCATGATGAGGGTCTGCCACCTCGACACGTGCCCGGTGGGGGTGGCGACCCAGAACCCGGACTTGCGCAAACGTTTCAACGGTAGGGCGCGCTTCATCGTCAACTTCATGCGTTTTGTCGCCGAGCAGGTGAGGGAACTGCTCGCCGAGCTGGGCTTCCGCAGCCTGGACGAGGCGATCGGCCATGCCGAGTTGCTCGACGTGCGCGACGCCGTGGACCACTGGAAGGGCGACGGTCTCGACCTCTCCCCGATCTTCCACGTGCCCGAACTGGCCCCCGGCCAGGCAAGGAGGCAGACCACCGAGCAGGACCACGGCCTCGCCCAGGCCCTCGACCAGACGCTCATCCAGCTCGCGGAAGGGGCCCTGGCCGGCGGTCCTCCCGTGACCCTGGACCTCCCGGTCCGTAACGTGAACCGCTCGGTGGGAACCCTGCTCGGTTACTACGTCACCAGCCGTCACGGAGCGGCCGGGCTCCCGGATGACTCCATCTCGGTGAACTTCACCGGCATGGGCGGCATGAGCTTCGGGGCTTTCCTACCCAGGGGCGTCACCCTGCGGCTTGTCGGGAGCGCCAACGACTATGTCGGCAAGGGCCTGTCGGGAGGTCGGATCGTGGTCACGCCCCCGCCGGAGGCCCCCTTGGTGGCCGAGGAGAACATCATCGCCGGGAACGTGATCCTCTACGGCGCCACCTCGGGAGAGATGTTCCTGAGGGGCGTGGTGGGGGAGCGCTTCTGCGTCCGCAACTCGGGCGCGGTGGCCGTGGTGGAAGGGGTCGGAGACCACGGTTGCGAGTACATGACCGGTGGGCGAGCGGTGATCCTGGGCCGTACAGGCCGCAACTTCGCCGCCGGAATGTCCGGCGGGATCGCATACGTCTACGACCGGGATGGCTCCTTCCCCGGCCAGGTCAACACCGAGATGGTGTCGCTCGACCCCCTCGACAAGGACGATCTCGCCTTCCTTCGTACCACGCTGGGCGCCCACCTCGCGGAGACGGGTTCAGCCGTGGCCGCCCGGATACTGGATCGATGGGACCGGGAGGTGCGCCGCTTCGTCAAGGTGATGCCGGACGACTACAAGCGGGTGCGTGAAGCGGTGCGGCAGGCCGAGGAGGCCGGCGAGCCGGTGCTCGACGCGATCATGGCGGCGGCCCATGGGTGA
- a CDS encoding glutamate synthase subunit beta, with protein sequence MGDVRGFLTHGRRTPVRRPVGLRVLDWREVYEDFPVTQVRDQASRCMDCGIPFCSGGCPLGNLIPDWNDLVYRDSWRQAMDRLHATNNFPEFTGRLCPAPCEAACVLGINSDPVTIEQIELEIVEKAWAEGWVTPVMPTTVTGRSVAVVGSGPAGLAAAQQLTRAGHAVTVFERDDRIGGLLRYGIPDFKMEKQFLDRRLDQMEAEGTRFRVNADVGVDPPADRLRDEFDAVILAGGATLARDLPIPGRDLDGIHQAMEYLTPSNRLQAGDLSTTPISARGKRVIIIGGGDTGADCLGTAHRQDAASVHQFEIMPRPPDQRADSTPWPVWPLMYRVSAAHEEGGQREFAINTEEFVGDSGGHVTALRTHRVDMTFRDGRPAFERLDDSTEEYPADLVLLALGFAGPDRSPMLEQLGVVMTDRGNVARDHRWATNIEGVFVAGDMGRGQSLIVWAIAEGRSCAAAADRYLMGDTMLPDPVTPTDTPWR encoded by the coding sequence ATGGGTGATGTCCGGGGCTTCCTCACGCACGGGCGCCGGACCCCGGTGCGCCGCCCGGTGGGGCTCCGGGTGCTCGACTGGAGGGAGGTCTACGAGGACTTTCCGGTCACGCAGGTCCGGGATCAGGCCTCCCGGTGCATGGACTGCGGGATCCCCTTCTGCAGCGGGGGCTGCCCGCTCGGCAATCTGATTCCCGACTGGAACGACCTGGTGTACCGCGACAGCTGGCGCCAGGCCATGGATCGGCTGCATGCCACCAACAACTTCCCCGAGTTCACCGGACGGTTGTGCCCGGCGCCCTGCGAGGCGGCCTGCGTGCTCGGCATCAACTCCGACCCGGTGACCATCGAGCAGATCGAGCTGGAGATCGTCGAGAAGGCCTGGGCCGAGGGGTGGGTCACTCCGGTGATGCCCACCACGGTGACCGGCCGAAGCGTGGCGGTGGTCGGATCCGGACCGGCGGGGTTGGCGGCGGCGCAGCAGCTCACCCGGGCCGGCCACGCCGTCACTGTTTTCGAGCGGGATGACCGCATCGGCGGGCTGCTGCGCTACGGCATTCCCGACTTCAAGATGGAGAAGCAGTTCCTGGATCGACGCCTGGACCAGATGGAGGCCGAGGGCACCCGGTTCCGGGTTAACGCCGACGTCGGGGTCGACCCGCCCGCCGATCGGCTCCGGGACGAGTTCGACGCCGTGATACTGGCCGGCGGCGCCACCTTGGCTCGTGACCTGCCGATCCCCGGCCGGGACCTGGACGGCATCCACCAGGCGATGGAGTACCTGACGCCGTCCAACCGTTTGCAGGCGGGCGACCTGTCCACAACCCCGATCTCCGCCCGCGGCAAGCGCGTCATCATCATCGGCGGCGGCGACACCGGCGCGGACTGCCTCGGAACCGCCCACCGCCAGGACGCGGCATCGGTGCACCAGTTCGAGATCATGCCCCGGCCTCCGGATCAGCGGGCCGATTCGACGCCGTGGCCGGTCTGGCCCCTCATGTACCGCGTGTCGGCCGCCCACGAGGAGGGCGGGCAGCGCGAGTTCGCCATCAATACGGAGGAGTTCGTGGGCGACTCCGGCGGACATGTCACCGCGCTCCGGACCCACCGGGTCGACATGACCTTCCGTGACGGCCGGCCTGCCTTCGAGCGACTGGACGATTCCACCGAGGAGTATCCCGCCGACCTGGTGCTCCTGGCGCTGGGCTTCGCCGGCCCGGATCGATCACCCATGCTGGAGCAGCTGGGCGTGGTCATGACCGACCGGGGGAACGTGGCCCGCGACCATCGATGGGCCACGAACATAGAGGGTGTCTTCGTGGCAGGTGACATGGGCCGAGGCCAGTCGCTGATCGTATGGGCCATCGCCGAGGGCAGGAGCTGCGCGGCTGCGGCGGACCGCTATCTCATGGGCGACACCATGCTTCCGGACCCGGTCACCCCGACCGACACCCCCTGGCGCTAG
- a CDS encoding DNA polymerase IV, with translation MDEPRIAEPILHVDMDAFYVEVERLDNPGLVGQPVVVGGEGPRGVVASASYEARATGVHSAMPMSTARRTSPGLVIVPPRHRRYGEISERVFSIFRDFTPLVQGLSVDEAFLDVRGLRRHYPDSRAVAEAIRARIRDELILPASVGAATSLYLAKMASGYAKPDGVLIVTEGSEKAFLEHLDVRELWGVGKSTGSKLASMGIGTIGQLAGVPLPLLRRHLGEATGSHLHRLANGIDERVVEPRSDAKSISVEQTFEHDISGAEALRSQLLRQADQVAWRLRRAGLSGRTVSLKLRFPDFRTITRAETLPSATDVSTVLYRSCCRLLDRTGVGDRPVRLLGVAVSGLQPGDAPRQMMAGHEERWENLAETVDDLRVRFGRHAVEPARLRGEESDPAHDARG, from the coding sequence ATGGACGAGCCGCGCATCGCCGAGCCCATTCTCCATGTGGACATGGATGCGTTCTACGTGGAAGTGGAGAGACTCGACAACCCCGGGCTCGTGGGACAGCCTGTGGTCGTCGGTGGCGAGGGACCGAGAGGAGTGGTCGCGTCCGCTTCCTACGAGGCCCGAGCTACCGGTGTCCACTCGGCTATGCCGATGAGCACCGCCCGGCGGACAAGCCCGGGACTGGTGATCGTGCCACCCCGCCACCGACGTTACGGAGAGATCTCGGAGCGGGTCTTCTCGATATTCCGGGACTTCACTCCCCTCGTGCAGGGGCTGTCCGTCGATGAGGCTTTCCTCGATGTACGCGGCCTGCGCCGCCATTACCCGGACAGCCGCGCGGTGGCCGAGGCCATCCGGGCTCGGATCAGAGACGAACTGATCCTTCCGGCCTCGGTGGGCGCGGCCACCTCCCTGTACCTGGCCAAGATGGCATCCGGATACGCGAAGCCGGACGGCGTCCTTATCGTCACCGAGGGAAGCGAGAAGGCGTTCCTGGAACACCTGGACGTGCGCGAGTTGTGGGGGGTCGGCAAGTCCACGGGGAGCAAGCTCGCCTCGATGGGAATAGGCACGATAGGTCAGCTGGCCGGCGTGCCCCTTCCCCTCCTCCGCCGCCACCTGGGAGAGGCGACCGGGTCTCACCTCCACCGCCTGGCCAACGGGATCGACGAGAGGGTTGTGGAACCCCGCAGCGACGCCAAGTCGATCTCGGTCGAGCAGACCTTCGAGCATGACATCTCGGGTGCGGAGGCGCTGCGTTCCCAACTGTTGCGACAGGCCGATCAGGTCGCGTGGAGGCTACGTCGGGCGGGACTTTCGGGACGCACGGTGTCTCTCAAACTCCGGTTTCCCGACTTCAGGACCATCACCCGCGCCGAGACCCTGCCGTCCGCGACCGATGTGTCCACGGTGCTTTACCGGTCCTGTTGCCGCCTGCTGGACCGTACGGGCGTGGGCGACCGGCCCGTCCGGCTTCTCGGCGTCGCGGTCAGCGGTCTGCAACCCGGCGACGCGCCCCGGCAGATGATGGCCGGCCACGAGGAGCGCTGGGAGAACCTGGCGGAGACCGTGGACGACCTGAGAGTCCGTTTCGGTCGCCACGCCGTCGAGCCCGCCCGGCTCAGAGGTGAGGAATCCGATCCGGCCCACGACGCACGAGGCTGA
- the sufB gene encoding Fe-S cluster assembly protein SufB, producing MTTTVDIDLGAYKLGWSDPEDEYVFKPEKGLSEDIIREMSFIKGEPDWMLNFRLKAYRRFQARPMPTWGGGGLLEEIDFDDIYYYVKPAEEQAKDWDMVPESIKDTYEKLGIPEAERKFLAGVTAQYESEVVYHRNREDLEEMGVLFMDMDSAVRDHPDIVKEHFGTVIPPNDNKFAALNSAVWSGGSFIYVPPGVHVDQPLQAYFRINSENMGQFERTLIIVDEGAFCHYVEGCSAPVYTTDSLHSAVVEIVVKRGGRCRYTTIQNWSNNVYNLVTKRATAYADATMEWVDGNIGSKLTMKYPAVWLMEPGAHGEVLSIAFAGEDQHQDTGAKMVHVAPNTTSTILSKSITREGGRAGYRGLVRVEPGAENAKSFVRCDALILDDDSRSDTYPYMEIEEADTEIGHEATVSKVGEEQLFYLMSRGLTEDEATSMVVAGFIEPIVKELPMEYAVEMNRLIELNMAAAGAVG from the coding sequence ATGACGACCACAGTTGATATCGACCTCGGCGCCTACAAGCTGGGCTGGAGCGACCCCGAGGACGAATACGTCTTCAAGCCCGAGAAGGGCCTCTCCGAGGACATCATCCGCGAGATGTCGTTCATCAAGGGCGAGCCGGACTGGATGCTCAACTTCCGCCTCAAGGCCTACCGCCGGTTCCAGGCGCGACCCATGCCCACGTGGGGCGGCGGCGGTCTGCTGGAGGAGATCGACTTCGACGACATCTACTACTACGTCAAGCCGGCCGAGGAGCAGGCCAAGGATTGGGACATGGTGCCCGAGTCCATCAAGGACACCTACGAGAAGTTGGGCATTCCCGAGGCGGAACGCAAGTTCCTGGCCGGTGTTACCGCCCAGTACGAGTCGGAGGTCGTCTACCACCGCAACCGGGAGGACCTGGAGGAGATGGGGGTCCTGTTCATGGACATGGACTCCGCGGTCCGGGACCATCCCGACATCGTCAAGGAACACTTCGGGACGGTGATCCCGCCCAACGACAACAAGTTCGCCGCCCTCAACTCGGCGGTCTGGTCGGGGGGCTCGTTCATCTACGTGCCTCCGGGAGTCCACGTGGACCAGCCTCTCCAGGCCTATTTCAGGATCAACTCGGAGAACATGGGCCAGTTCGAGCGGACGCTGATCATCGTGGACGAGGGCGCCTTCTGCCACTATGTCGAGGGGTGCTCGGCGCCGGTCTACACCACCGACTCCCTCCACTCGGCAGTGGTCGAGATCGTCGTCAAGCGGGGCGGGCGCTGCCGTTACACGACCATCCAGAACTGGTCGAACAACGTCTACAACCTGGTGACCAAGCGGGCGACCGCCTATGCCGACGCCACCATGGAATGGGTGGACGGAAACATCGGGTCCAAGCTGACGATGAAGTACCCGGCGGTGTGGCTCATGGAGCCCGGTGCCCATGGCGAGGTGCTGTCGATCGCCTTCGCCGGCGAGGACCAGCACCAGGACACCGGCGCCAAGATGGTCCATGTCGCTCCGAACACCACCTCCACCATCCTGTCCAAGTCCATCACCAGGGAGGGGGGCCGGGCCGGCTACCGGGGTCTGGTGAGGGTGGAACCCGGCGCCGAGAACGCCAAGTCGTTCGTCCGCTGCGACGCCTTGATCCTGGATGACGACAGCCGCTCCGACACCTACCCCTACATGGAGATCGAGGAGGCCGACACCGAGATCGGTCACGAGGCGACGGTGTCCAAGGTCGGTGAGGAGCAGCTCTTCTACCTGATGAGCCGGGGCCTGACCGAGGACGAAGCCACGTCGATGGTGGTGGCCGGATTCATCGAGCCGATCGTGAAGGAGCTCCCCATGGAGTACGCGGTGGAGATGAACCGGCTCATCGAGTTGAACATGGCCGCTGCCGGAGCCGTAGGCTAG